The genomic window caaaactgtaaaaactcTTAACACCTGTCAATTATGTGTGCAAttaaactgatttaaaataaatctagAATTTGTCTTTCaatgattttaattatttagtttctctaattatttaaatatattacctGTGAAGAAAATGGCTATATTAAAAATAGTTTCTGCTTATATACCGCAGTTAAAATAAAACTGGTAATTTAATTTTAGCCACCATTGTcatagaaaatgaataaatacacatttaagtAATCTGTGGAGACCATGATAGTCTACGATGATATATAATACGTGTGGGGGTATTCACAGCACAAACAACTGCATTAACCCTTATGAAAATATATGGTTTTATTAgtagtgtagtaaccatgttttgaCTATCAATTCTATTTCCACAGATCTGTACAAATATTGTAGTTAAGCCATGGCTATACTAAAGTGATAGaattgtaaatttgtggttactatgattttactacaaatgCCATGATCAGGCTACTAGTAAAGCCATGATGAATTTTCATGAGGAAACAAAAGCATACATGAAACTCTGTGTTATCTATACGTATTCTATTCAAGGTGAGGGTTAGACTTACTAATATGATGAAGAGGCGTTGAAAACTACCTCggaaaaacaacacacagcagTTCTTCAATCAACCACTAGATGTTACGCTTGCTCAAATAATCGCTGCTTTGCGACTCAAATCTCGCGATAACTTAATCGTTCTGACGACAGTTTTCACGAGAGCTCGTGGACGCTTCCTCTTGGTTGGAGAGCGGCGGCTTCCTGATCGGACTTTTTATTACCCCTCCTTCCTTTCTTGGGGGAAATTTCAACTCGAGTTTTCAAGGAACGAAACCACGCGTCCTCTGGGCCAAATAATTTCGGACAGCTTTACGTCGGCAGACCTGTGGCTGCGAACGAGAGGCCTCACTTGTCTTTTTGCCGCCGTATGTCTGTGGGAGCGCTCGCGAGTCAAGAGGCCGTACCGAAGAGATATGCACGCTCTAAAATAAACTGCTTTCCTACACCCTTCATGCACTTTTGCGCATATGGCACTGGCACTTTTGAACGGtcacctttattttctttaatacaGCTTTTGGAGGCATGGCACGGTGTTGAAATTTGGGACTGAAAGATCTTAGAAACTTCAATTTAGCTAAGGTTTGAGTGCTCAATAGACAGTTGCATTTTGAGGGATTGCATGTAAACATAGGCACCTTGTTGTTCTCTTTGATATTGATAGCGGGCAAATATGGCACCCAAAAAGAGACCACTCCCCTTGGTCATAACCCCCACAGGAGAGGGACAGTCCACCAACATAGATGCTGCAGCAGAGTAAGTAGAtcatctgttatatttgactcTTGCTTGGTTACTTCAGCATGTCTCACCCTAAACTGTTCTCTGGTCTTCAGAGCCAACCTTGAGGCCTTGCAGAGGAAATTGGGGGAGCTGGATTTGGACGAACAGCAAAGGAAGCGTCTCGAAGCTTTTCTCACCCAGAAAGCCCAGGTGGGTGAGCTAAAAGATGAAGATTTTGACCCCATATGCGAATTGGGCGCTGGCAATGGTGGGGTGGTCCACAAGGTCCGACACAAGCCCTCAAGACTAGTCATGGCCAGGAAGGTATGTGGTCACCTGCTGCGTTTCTTGGAATGTTATGTTGTCAGAGACTAAACGACTTCATGTCTTTCACAGCTTATACATTTGGAAATCAAACCAGCCATCAGGAACCAGATTATACGAGAGCTGCAGGTTCTACATGAGTGTAACTCACCGTACATTGTAGGGTTTTATGGCGCCTTCTACAGTGATGGAGAAATCAGCATCTGTATGGAGCACATGGTGAGAAAACAGAACTGGGGTTGTTTAtaaatttatatacattttgagATTTATAAAAAATTGAGGTAATGCTATGCAATAAACCCAAAATCTGTCTTTCTACAGGATGGAGGCTCATTGGATCAGGTGCTAAAGGAAGCCAGAAGAATCCCTGAAGAAATTCTTGGCAAAGTTAGCATAGCTGTAAGTATTaccttctttttcttttaagcCCTTTCTGTTTGttcactaaataaaaataatagtatATTGTTCAGCAATTAACACGTATATGTTATGTTGATTGATGAGTTTAGTATTTTTTCAATGTTCACTTAATATTTTAAGTGGTGGTGCTTTCAAGGGGATGTATTCTCAGAGACGGTTTTAGCATGTAGACCGTCTAACTCTTTCCTAGAAGTTGTTCTAAATTCATCGTCTTTAAGCCCTGCCGCTACAGCTGTCCAAACTATGCTTTCGTAACTAGTTTACCACCcttaataatacatttcaagacAGTTAATGTCTGTCTTTAAATTGCTTCCTGAGAGCAATGTTTTAGTTATTGTGCATAATGCTCTTAAATCGCATAAATCTCTTTGTGAGACCTGTAATAGTTTTGAGTAGTGAAAGGCTGTTAGTTTAGGTATTTGTCAGTTAACCTTATTAATAGACCAATCCATTTTACAACACGTTATTGGCTGCAGTTGATGAACCTAAAAAGTTTGATACTGCCAACTCATCAGGCATTTCAATATTGTTCACATGTCAGGCTGttgaataacattttaaaatcaaaattaaaacaaaactatcaGTTTGTGCTATAAATTCACATGTAAAAAGTTACAGATAACAAACTGCTCTTGTTTTTCGTCTTTCTatcaaaaagcaaaaataataaaattatgcaGAACCCCTCATCCCAACACTACTATGCACAAACCGCAATATAATAAAGCCTTGACCAAACCCGCAGATGTGCAAAAGCCAGTTACCCAAACTGACACTTTAGtacgcagaccaaagaaatatgTGAAGATCTGTTTCTGTGATGCATTCATTTACAATGCGTATAGTAAACTGTACTAAGAAGTTTTGTAAAGACTAGGCTATGTGAAATGTTCTGTTAATGAAGGCGGATGCCACATTGACAGAACAATAAACACTGTTAATGTTATTTGCATATCACACTGTTACATCTCTTTCCACAGGTACTCCGAGGACTCGCGTATCTTCGGGAGAAGCACCAAATAATGCACAGAGGTACTTTTAGAGCAACATTCCTAGCTAATATCTTTGACAACATACATGTACGTACAGGCGTAAGACACGGGCAGGAAGTACGCCCATTAAAGCATCTATTGAAATCTCATAAGAagctttaaaatgattattattgaGATTAGTCCTTGCTTTTATAAATAGTATTCTGGTTTCATGTTGACGCCCACCAGATACGTCATCAAACTTGGACTATGTTGGGACTTTTAATTTCAAGTAGAGCACCAGGTCTTTGTGTCTGGCACAAACCAACACATGAAGGATAAAGTGTGCCTGAAGCAAGCTCGTTTGAAGCAAGCATTAAAACGGCAAAGCCTATGAGGGTCTGGTGGAGCCATGCTGGGTTAGACAGGGAGGGTCAGGTCTTTTAGTTGTGCTGTTGTGGCAGGGAATGCTCGCTCTCTTGCAAGGAGCTGTCGAAGAGCCCAGCCGGTAATTACAGCCTCTCGGATGTGATTACATGGCACCCTGCAACCCCCTCCCTTCTTTTTCTCCCAGTGGGTGTCAGGGCAGAAGGAGGACCCTCCACGTGTGGAGTCGTTGCATGTCCACACTGTTATTTGCTCTTCTTGCCCTATGTTTAAATGGAGGGAGGTGGAAAGTGCAAATGCTTTCTTGTCTTTCCTCTTTGCTCAGCTCAGCGTTGTCGGAGCTAGGTTGCAGTATGCGCAGCAtcttgtgaaatgtttttgctGGGCGTGCAAGGAAAGGGCAGTTGAGTGGGGCTTAAGGAAGAAAAAGCAGGTGGTGCTGCTGGGATTTGGACCCTGGCCCTCTCTTCCTCCCCCCAGTGTCATCATCCCCCCATCTAACATGGTCTCTTTCTGGTCCCTTTAGACGTTAAGCCCTCCAACATCCTGGTGAACTCGCGCGGTGAGATCAAACTGTGCGACTTTGGCGTGAGTGGCCAGCTCATCGACTCCATGGCCAACTCCTTCGTTGGAACACGGTCGTACATGTCGGTGAGTCACCCTCCCACTTCCCTCCCCAACCACCCGCCCTTTTCGTTCCAAgacctgagccagtgcccaggATTCTTCCATGTGGTGAGGAGGAGGGCACTGCCAAGTTTAAGCCCACTCCTCCTGGCCACCTGGAGGGTGCGTGCCCCACCCTGGTGCAGCTTTTGACTTGCTCTCTGCTCTGTGCCTTGACAGCCGGAGAGACTCCAGGGCACACACTATTCGGTTCAGTCAGACGTGTGGAGCATGGGCCTGTCGCTGGTTGAGCTGGCTATTGGACGCTACCCTATCCCCCCACCCGATGCCAAAGAACTGGAGGCCATATTTGGCCGGCCAGTACTGGACGCAGGTGGGGCAGAAGGCCACAGCATGTCTCCGAGACCGAGGCCTCCAGGACGACCGGTCAGCGGTAGGACCTAATTTTGTTTTTCACTTCAGGACAGTGAAGTTGATGCAATATTAGCATTGCTTTTAGTACAATTTTGTGTTATATAAGCAATGCATTAGAACTACTTCACAGATACCATATCTacgtaaaatatacattttagtcaAGCCTTGCATATTCTTTTCCCTTAGGACACGGAATGGACAGTAGGCCAGCCATGGCTATATTTGAGCTACTGGACTACATTGTCAATGAGGTCAGAGAAAATGCTTAGCATGCAACTTGTTTACTTTGTGTCTTTTTTGCCTTCTATAGTATTTTTATATAGCAGTATGTACTTCATGCAGCAGTCTTGTCCGTCCTTTATGTGTTTCCCTCCTGTCTTTTCATTTGCAGCCACCACCCAAGCTGCCCCATGGCGTCTTCACCACTGACTTTGAGGAGTTTGTGACGAAATGGTGAGCTCCTGTATTTGTTTCCTCTGCAAtgtgtggtgtttttttttaaatcacaatgACTGACTTGGCATTAGAGTTTAAAACGCAAAGAGATCTGAGCTGAGTGTTGTTTCCAGAgatcatatattatataattatgagggaaaaagtaaaaaaaaaggtttCAGTAGGCAAAACTCCAAAAAAAGTTTGTGCATTTCTTGGATCCTAATAGACTTCTGATTTAACAATTGTGTCATTTTGAGGTTTTGTGTTTGTCCTATTTATTGTTTCTTGTGTTCCACAGCCTCATGAAGAACCCTGCTGACAGGGCTGACCTCAAGATGTTAATGGTAcgtatatttttattcattgtaGCTTTATATGAAGGTACATGGTAACATgcactatatggacaaaagtattgggacgGCCCCTTCTAACAAACATGTTCATCTTTTTCGTGTTATACTATACAAAACCATGTTAAAGAATTTCGTTTCCATCTTTGTTACAACAGATTTGGAAAGGCCTTTTTCTGTTCCAAAATTACTGTACCCCAGTGTACAAGGGATTGATGGGTTTGGGTGATGAGTATGTGGCTCAAATTCTGTAAATCATACTGAAGGTGTTCAGCTGGAGCTTTATACAGACCAGTCACGTTCTTCAGCACTAGACTgaatttatttagatttatagatttatttttgaatcTTCATAGAAATGAGTAATCAACTGGGAcatcccaatacttttgtccatatagaGTATGACAATGTTTTCAGAGAACCTTAACAAAAATAtctagaaacaaaacaaaggggATTAGCGTGGTTTGAGTGGGCTCCAGCTAATGCTTTTGGATAAGTCTCACTCTCTGTGGAGTTAAAGACATGTTTTGAACACACATTCAGTAATGTGTGGTTGCCGATTTTTGGCCATGATTGTACaacgagtaactcgagttaagACTTGAGTTTGAAGTATGTTCTCCCCCCTCCCACTCATTTGGGTGCTTGAGCCGGTTTTAATGCTTGTAGTTACTTACACCAGGATATCACAGTATATTAAGTAAGATAATCTCTTATAGACAATACATTTACTTGATGATGATCATAATCAAGGCTGGTCTTTATGACTTTAGGTTTGCTTAtgaaaatttatattttttgactGAAGCATTTAATCACATGATATTTGCATCCAGGGCCACACGTTCATCAAGAGGGCCGAGGTTGAGGAGGTGGATTTTGCTGGATGGTTGTGTAAAACCATGGGTCTTCACCAGCCCAGCACACCCACTCATAGCGCTGAATGAATGCTGGTTCACAGCGTAGCCACCAATGCCGGTTTCATCCACCTCTCTACTTTGCTCCCTTCTTCTCTCACAGGCCTGTATGCTTGTAAGCCTCCGTCACACTGCTGTGCACTCTTTTGCCGTTTTCTGCTTGCTCTTCCCTTCTGCTGCAGTGCTTTCTGAGGGCATTGTTTTAATACGGAGCTTCTAGTGTTGGAACACTTAGTCATTTAAATGAATACTAAGATTAGGGTCACTTAAGTGAAGTggctttatttttaaagaccaGATTATTCAGGAATGTGTCCAAAATGGGTAAAGATCAGATGGGTTTTTGTTCATGCAATAGCTGTTTCGttaattttatctttttttgtcagGGTTGATTTACAAATTCATAATATTATTCTTTATTGCTTAAGTGCTATTTATTGGCAGTTAGCGTCACACTGTGTAAAATGCATAGCCTGGTTCAATGGCAGACATCTGAGAATCAACTgctatttgcattaaaaaattGAAAACCAAAGAGGGCTACTGTGGATCATACAAGTTTAATTACGAAGgagattataaaaatatatcaagGCCAAATCAACAACACCTCAGGTATAGGTGTTCATCTCTCAAAATGCTTCGTTGTAAGTTCAAAAACGTTGATCCTGATCATATATTTTGATTGATATTTTATCAACACTTGTATTCCCCCAACAGTGGATCTCAAATGCTTTCATCATCTTTCTAAAATTTGACATTCTTATATTTCTTGGTTTTGTAGTCCTCTTAATATCCAACGGTTTCTTGCTTTATTTTTCAACTTTAAAATGAACCTCAGAAAGGTATATTTGGAAAGAcgtgtttaatttgtttcaatgtTCTGTTATCTTAGATTTTTTTTGAGCTCAAGACAATAGTGCTTTTCCTAAAAATCCCTGTGAACCTTATAATAACATCTAAGCTACTCCAACCAGGTCCAGAACATGTACCCTGAGACTCATCCTCATTGGTATAAAGTAACGTCTCAGGCCGCCATGTATAGCGCTATGCAGATCAAATGGACCTCAGAAGATTATTGACGTATTAGTTGGTCTTATAAATACACGGGTGTTATAGATGGGCGTTGTGAAATGTGGCTAAAGCCCACTTGTTCTGGATAGCTTggtgtttcttttttctctctagTACTTTTCAGTAATGTTGAAACTGTATTACTGCACACTGGCATTCAGCTTAGACCGAGTGAATGCGTCGCCACACTTATGTGtataaaaatatgtacagtacacacggtACTGTTTTTCAGTCTTAAAAAAtagcattttatgttttttttttgtctagtGCAAAGAAGAGGATATAAGTCATTTTATTACCATATGGAATGTGTTGAATACAattctaatataaaaataaaacttatttgTGAATGATTATTTTGCTGCAATTATTGGAaataatattgtatttataatattgtttatgcatattaaaatggttaatttaatataatatttttaaacaattaagCACTAAAGCCATGGGGTTATGTAAATGCAAGAGGCAAACTGTGCTTTTAAGGTGAACAGTTTTAATAAATTAGGCAAATTTATTAAGTGGTGTCCTTCTGGTTGAAGCTAAAGACACATAAAAGGTTAATGGCTAAACCTGTAACTATTGTAAGTGATAAACACAGCAGCTGGATAAGAAAATCTTCCTGTTCGAAGTGTCATGTTGTACCTGtaactttattttatgtttttactgGGATGCTGTATTAATTAATCTGACTGGAAATAACAAATTAtcaataatatactgtataagcaaTATTGTTTATAGAATATAACCTTAGGATATTTAGAGGAATAAAACTCATACTAATGTTACATATAGTTTAAAACAGTCCATTATTAGGCCTGTGGTGAAATAAATAAGAGAGAACCAGTCAGCTAGTGTTTTACCGCATACCAAGTAGGAATGAGTGTGTTGTCAAGAAACCAAACTGCAGACACGTTTTATGCAATTTCTTTTGCAGTCACTTCTACAAATGTTTTGTGGTACTAGTAAATTCGATTCAACATTAAAGTTATTATTACTAATGaacctaaaaatatatataagtgCCACTGCTATACTGCCCTCTGTGGCTGTTGTGTGTTAGTTCAACCTGCTGGTCTCCGATTCAATACTTTTGCATTTAAGCGCAATTCAGTGCCATACTCAATTACGCTCTTCTGCGTCCACTCCCTGTTTTATGGGAGAGTCCTCATTTGTATAGTTACTCGCAGGGAGGTCATGTACTGATCCTGTTTTTGAGAAACACTCAGTCGGGTAACAGGTAAACCGGCGAACTTGTCTCTTAAGTGGTGGACGGAAATCCATGTCTCTCCTGCTGTTCGACTGTACTCATCGCCCTACTCGGTATGATTTTGGTGAGTATTGAATTTCAGTATGTTACTGAgattacttttgtttttaaattacaaaGTGTTCATTTGAATAGAGTTTGTTTCATTATGTGAGGTGAAGGAAGAAAAGCCATATAATGGTGTCCCTTTTCACCGACGACCCCTTGAGAGTAGGTGAACTCTGTAAGTTGTATTAATCGAAGACAgtggagggtgtgtgtgtgtgtgtgtatgttgcgGGGGGGACTGTTGGCAGACCCTGAGTGTGCTGGAATGTGCCATGGCTTGTTCTGGGGTGGGACTCCATGACCTCAGGCAATGGGATGGGTGGGTGCGTCTGCATTCGCACACACAGGGGAGAGCAAGACTGTTAACTTTCATAATTTGGGCACTTGCTCTCACCCAAGCTACATTTGGGTGAAACTTTGTGAGCCAATTTCTCCAGACACCCTTGTGAACTCTACCATTAGGTTTGTGTGAAGAGTGATGGTGCGCATTATTGCATGATAACAGCCTTTTA from Triplophysa rosa linkage group LG25, Trosa_1v2, whole genome shotgun sequence includes these protein-coding regions:
- the map2k2a gene encoding dual specificity mitogen-activated protein kinase kinase 2a, whose amino-acid sequence is MAPKKRPLPLVITPTGEGQSTNIDAAAEANLEALQRKLGELDLDEQQRKRLEAFLTQKAQVGELKDEDFDPICELGAGNGGVVHKVRHKPSRLVMARKLIHLEIKPAIRNQIIRELQVLHECNSPYIVGFYGAFYSDGEISICMEHMDGGSLDQVLKEARRIPEEILGKVSIAVLRGLAYLREKHQIMHRDVKPSNILVNSRGEIKLCDFGVSGQLIDSMANSFVGTRSYMSPERLQGTHYSVQSDVWSMGLSLVELAIGRYPIPPPDAKELEAIFGRPVLDAGGAEGHSMSPRPRPPGRPVSGHGMDSRPAMAIFELLDYIVNEPPPKLPHGVFTTDFEEFVTKCLMKNPADRADLKMLMGHTFIKRAEVEEVDFAGWLCKTMGLHQPSTPTHSAE